Proteins encoded in a region of the Dromaius novaehollandiae isolate bDroNov1 chromosome 18, bDroNov1.hap1, whole genome shotgun sequence genome:
- the BPTF gene encoding nucleosome-remodeling factor subunit BPTF isoform X2 — protein MRGRRGRPPKQQQPAAASAQASSPAPPAPAGPIGGLRSRQRGSSRGRWATSAQAETAGPKQKGAGAAQASSSAATSPRGGSKRKAGSGGSSTPGGGGSSGKGRGRAGAGGAGGGGGGGSCNSQGRAASSRRSISKVVYDDHESEEEEESMVSEEEEEGDPEDNQDSEEEEEEEIMEEEDDDDSDYPEEMEDEDDASYCTESSFRSHSTYSSTPGRRRQRVHRPRSPILEEKDIPPLEFPKSSEDLMVPSEHIMNVIAIYEVLRNFGTVLRLSPFRFEDFCAALVSQEQCTLMAEMHIVLLKAVLREEDTSNTTFGPADLKDSVNSTLYFIDGMTWPEVLRVYCESDKEYHHVLPYQETEDYPYGPVENKIKVLQFLVDQFLTTNIAREELMSEGVIQYDDHCRVCHKLGDLLCCETCSAVYHLECVKPPLEEVPEDEWQCEVCVAHKVPGVTDCVAEIQKNKPYIRHEPVGYDRHRRKYWFLNRRIIIEEDSESEKDKKIWYYSTKIQLAELIECLDKDYWEADLCKTLEEMREEIHRHMDVTEDLTNKARGNNKSFLSAANDEILEIIRIRKGEVGEDKNTSADEAEKAKSDVDDGQTDTEKGKEESADQDKTEETPAEQDTEKVKTEEATVVGDKSNSETSSTDDNNTNPSAGETSCSEGKNAMGCQSETLDSNNVAEKKVASELPQELSEETGQMIPSNSSSVSAAPLQSDVENSNSSELSSLQNDSVKMSDDAENAERGSQDSEDLGEKSNGERSDSPGTGKGAPGSTRMLTRLRNPDSKLSQMKNQQVAAAAHEANKLHKEGREVLVVNSQGEVSRMNAKKEVVMKGNINNYFKLGQEGKYRVYHNQYATNSFALNKHQHREDHDKRRHLSHKFCLTPAGEFKWNGSVHGSKVLTISTLRLTIIQLENNIPASFLHPNWASHRSNWIKAVQMCSKPREFALALAILECAIKPVVMLPIWRESLGHTRLRRMTALEREEKEKVKKKERKQEEEETMQQATWVKYTFPVKHQVWKQKGEEYRVTGYGGWSWISKTHVHRFVPKLPGNTNANYRKLLPTKNEDMTIEKCDLEKRKNPVKVKIEKDKMKDSRDLQAKNKADVSETLGKVHVKEEKKSSEEKAEISANSENLNHAKAEKEIDCENDKVIKEEPMDIDDVKIESPIKDEDSHCKRDIINVSEGFHLRTCYKRKVKSSKLDGLLERRIKQFTLEEKQRLERMKLEASAKTVGIRSVSPQKIIDELQAGKVKEGSQFDMSSEDRTYISDKTQTEDVEQDCLPISSLSHTKSGEPDELSLPSANRLSKGEGQLLDEDSPQCSEGESSVQSDSKESNPEPMTTDKCQGQEVLKECESSFADGLKQTNAESKIKWDVLETSEKPLKQKLPVSRVSQSECENLQPVVTESSRRKDVLAVLENTEGNSEWQSKDPESNCMIKSPSEPTSFQEGEMEEETVLRKTEGKSENKTVFHQKSVSKDLEAFKTELISERSHESQTLEHMDGAETDEELLSSKLSEANGKKKGQELKVETSTISRCVDQTNLNSITDKKNNKNESETDVEKEKSAFQMNGKDNDKILSNDECLVKDTCETTAGSDTEPKVNNINKSIPEHEIKPLTFKESSVKPFMNGDIMVEGTNDKNNVDPKSSLQSSPEFESGESLQPPHEVPDYVQKTEEKQLSPERSTFVGTASTPTHTFCKENNLSGETECMETEVIEDKKVAPSPVTSCEESSLSSDFADQNGLQTYKVENTNGENKIKTIITEVTTTTSTVSTESKTVFKVAETVAANDEKTTVVSSTENCAISTVTTTTTVTKLTTPATDSNVDVISVQEHSKTVVTTTVTDSLTTSEGTLVTSMTVSKEYSTKDKVKLMKFARPKKTRSGTALPSYRKFVTKSSKKSIFVLPNDDLKKLARKGGIREVPYFNYNAKPALDIWPYPSPRPTFGITWRYRLQTVKSLAGVSLMLRLLWACLKWDDMAAKAPPGGGTTRTETSETEITTTEIIKRRDVGPYGIRSEYCIRKIICPIGVPEAPKETPTPQRKGLRSSALRPKRPETPKQTGPVIIESWVAEEELELWEIRAFAERVEKEKAQAVEQQAKVSELKKSEEFKAQMEAQLKQQRLAAQQKRLEQQKQIPAAGVAPAVTTASSTATTVSTPQKVVVGPLTGPVPTGTKVVLTTKVGSPATVTFQQNKNFHQTFATWVKQGQSSTATSTAATSATTIASTGQTFQISGSPVTMAGKVITKLPLPANSKIVAVNVPSTQGGVVQVQQKVLGIIPSTTGASQTFTSFQPRTATVTIRPNTTGTLGTTSTSQVMQGTPLRPGMTVIRTPLQQSTLGKTIIRTPLVVQQGILPASQTQQVVTQIIRGQPVSTAVSSTSTASSSPGQKTVTSPGTPPQPIQPQTTPQPPRPQQGQVKLTMAQLTQLTQGQGGSQGLTVVIQGQGQTTGQLQLIPQGVTVIPGPGQQLMQAAMPNGTIQRFLFTPLPAAATTASTTTTTVSTSTSAAGEQKQALQAQPTSALPPIQPQPQSQQQSQPQVQNQSISPVPSAQPQAPQPPLQPETQTQPESQTPTSVDSPATPEAQSSKSPVTVQSPTQTQAQGQSPVQVQSQPQTAIPPQGQSQVQPQQPAQVQTTTQQQIPMQPHAPIQIQAQLQQSQPQVQTSVSTLPTTQSLNQVPVQSPTRPQLQLQQPPTKVITVPQLQQQVQVLSQLQSHVVAQIQAQQGSVPQQIKLQLPIQIQQTSPVQAHQIQNVVTVQAASVQEQLQRVQQLREQQQKKKQQQIEIKREHTLQASNQSDIIQKQVVMKQNAVIEHLKQKKTLTPAEREENQRMIVCNQVMKYILDKIDKEEKQAAKKRKREESVEQKRSKQNATKLSALLFKHKEQLKAEILKKRALLDKDLQIEVQEELKKDLTKIKKEKEKAQAAAAAAAAAAAAAAAAATAPPPPPPPPLPPPPQQHSANVTSSSTTVPMPVSSQKRKRDEEKDSSASKSKKKKMISTTSKETKKDTKLYCICKTPYDESKFYIGCDLCTNWYHGECVGITEKEAKKMDVYICNDCKRAQEGSSEELYCICRTPYDESQFYIGCDRCQNWYHGRCVGILQSEADLIDEYVCPQCQSTEDAMTVLSPLTDKDYEGLRRVLRSLQAHKMAWPFLEPVDPNDAPDYYGVIKEPMDLATMEERILKRYYKKVTEFVADMTKIFDNCRYYNPSDSPFYQCAEVLESFFVQKLKGFKASRGKNKTNGSNLALIPS, from the exons GTAGGAGAAGACAAAGAGTGCATCGTCCTCGTTCtccaattttggaagaaaaagatatCCCACCTTTGGAGTTTCCTAAATCCTCAGAGGACTTAATGGTGCCTAGTGAGCATATAATGAATGTTATTGCCATCTATGAGGTACTAAGGAACTTTGGCACTGTTTTACGCCTCTCTCCTTTTCGTTTTGAGGACTTCTGTGCTGCTCTGGTAAGTCAAGAGCAGTGCACACTTATGGCAGAGATGCATATAgtgcttttaaaagcagttttacgTGAAGAAGACACTTCAAATACTACCTTTGGACCTGCTGACCTCAAAGATAGCGTTAATTCCACTTTGTATTTCATAGATGGAATGACGTGGCCAGAGGTTCTGCGGGTATATTGTGAGAGTGACAAGGAATACCATCATGTTCTTCCTTATCAAGAGACAGAGGACTATCCTTATGGACCAGTAGAGAATAAAATCAAAGTTCTGCAGTTCTTAGTGGATCAGTTTCTTACAACAAACATTGCACGTGAAGAGTTAATGTCAGAAGGTGTTATCCAATATGATGATCATTGTAGGGTTTGTCACAAACTTGGGGATTTGCTTTGCTGTGAAACTTGTTCAGCCGTGTACCACTTAGAGTGCGTGAAACCACCTCTTGAAGAGGTACCGGAGGATGAATGGCAGTGTGAAGTCTGCGTAGCACATAAGGTGCCTGGAGTAACTGACTGTGTTGCTGAAATCCAAAAAAATAAACCATACATTCGACATGAACCCGTTGGATATGACAGGCATAGAAGAAAATACTGGTTCCTGAACAGGAGAATTATTAT AGAAGAAGATTCAGAAAGTGAGAAAGATAAGAAAATCTGGTACTATAGCACAAAGATACAGTTGGCAGAGTTGATTGAATGCCTAGACAAAGATTACTGGGAAGCTGACCTATGCAAAACTCTGGAAGAAATGCGTGAAGAAATTCATCGGCACATGGATGTAACAGAAGACCTTACTAATAAAGCACGGGGCAACAACAagtccttcctttctgcagcaaatG ATGAAATTTTGGAGATTATCAGAATAAGAAAAGGAGAAGTAGGGGAAGATAAAAACACATCAGCCGATGAGGCAGAAAAGGCCAAAAGTGATGTTGATGATGGCCAGACAGATACTGAGAAAGGCAAGGAGGAATCTGCAGATCAAGATAAAACTGAAGAAACACCTGCTGAGCAAGacacagaaaaagtgaaaacagaag AGGCAACAGTCGTTGGGGATAAAAGTAACTCTGAAACATCAAGCACTGACGACAACAACACAAATCCTTCTGCAGGAGAGACTAGTTGCTCTGAAGGGAAGAACGCAATGGGGTGTCAGTCAGAAACCCTTGATAGCAACAACGTGGCAGAGAAGAAGGTGGCATCAGAGCTCCCTCAGGAACTCTCAG AGGAAACTGGTCAGATGATCCCTAGCAACAGTAGTAGTGTATCTGCTGCACCTCTACAGTCAGATGttgaaaacagcaacagcagtgaGTTGAGCTCTCTGCAGAATGACTCCGTTAAGATGTCTGATGATGCTGAAAATGCAGAGAGAGGATCCCAGGATTCAGAGGACTTAG GAGAGAAATCTAATGGTGAAAGAAGTGACTCTCCAGGCACAGGAAAAGGTGCACCAGGTTCGACACGAATGCTCACAAGATTACGAAATCCAGATAGCAAGTTGAGCCAGATGAAAAATCAGCAGGTTGCTGCTGCAGCGCATGAAGCAAATAAATTACATAAAGAAGGCAGAGAG GTTCTGGTGGTCAACTCTCAAGGTGAAGTCTCCCGAATGAACGCAAAGAAGGAAGTTGTGATGAAAGGAAATATCAACAACTATTTCAAATTAGGGCAAGAGGGGAAGTATCGCGTTTATCATAACCAATATGCCACTAATTCATTCGCATTGAACAAGCACCAGCACAGGGAGGACCATGACAAGAGACGGCATCTCTCACATAAATTCTGCCTGACTCCTGCTGGAGAGTTCAAATGGAACGGGTCTGTACACGGGTCCAAAGTTCTCACCATATCCACTTTGAGGCTAACTATTATTCAGCTAGAAAACAATATCCCAGCATCATTCCTTCACCCTAACTGGGCTTCCCACAG GTCTAACTGGATTAAGGCTGTTCAGATGTGTAGCAAACCTAGAGAATTTGCGCTTGCTCTGGCTATATTGGAATGCGCAATTAAACCAGTTGTCATGCTGCCAATCTGGCGAGAATCCTTGGGGCACACTAG ATTACGCAGAATGACAGCAttagaaagagaggaaaaggagaaagtgaaaaaaaaagagagaaaacaagaagaagaagaaacaatgcAGCAAGCTACATGGGTGAAATATACCTTTCCTGTCAAACATCAg gtttggaaacaaaaaggagaggaatatAGAGTAACCGGATATGGTGGCTGGAGCTGGATTAGTAAAACACATGTCCATAGGTTTGTGCCCAAACTACCTGGAAATACTAATGCAAATTACAGAAAGTTGCTACCGA CAAAGAATGAAGATATGACTATTGAAAAATGCgacttggagaaaagaaaaaatccagtaaaggtaaaaatagaaaaagataaaatgaagGATTCTCGTGATCTGCAAGCAAAGAACAAAGCAGATGTTTCAGAAACCTTGGGGAAAGTACacgtgaaagaagaaaaaaagtcaagtgaagaaaaagcagaaattagTGCAAATTCTGAAAACTTAAATCATGCAAAAG CGGAAAAAGAAATTGATTGTGAAAATGATAAAGTCATCAAGGAAGAACCTATGGATATAGATGATGTGAAAATTGAATCCCCCATAAAAGATGAGGATAGTCATTGTAAACGGGATATAATCAATGTCAGTGAGGGATTTCATTTAAGGACTTGCtacaaaagaaaagtaaaatcatCAAAATTAGATGGACTACTTGAGAGGCGAATAAAACAATTtacactggaagaaaaacagcGTCTAGAAAGGATGAAACTGGAGGCTAGTGCTAAAACTGTAGGCATTCGATCTGTAAGCCCCCAGAAAATCATAGATGAGCTACAAGCAGGAAAAGTAAAAGAAGGAAGCCAGTTTGACATGTCTTCCGAAGACAGAACCTATATTTCAGATAAGACCCAAACTGAAGATGTGGAACAGGACTGCTTGCCGATCAGCAGCCTCTCTCATACCAAAAGTGGTGAGCCAGATGAGCTGTCTTTGCCTTCAGCAAATAGGCTGTCAAAGGGAGAAGGCCAGCTGCTGGATGAAGACTCCCCTCAGTGCTCTGAAGGTGAAAGCTCAGTTCAGAGTGACAGTAAAGAAAGCAACCCTGAACCTATGACTACTGATAAATGTCAAGGGCAAGAGGTTCTTAAGGAATGTGAGAGTTCCTTTGCAGATGGCTTGaaacaaacaaatgcagaaaGTAAAATCAAATGGGATGTTTTGGAAACAAGTGAAAAACCTTTGAAGCAAAAATTACCTGTTTCCAGAGTATCTCAGAGCGAATGTGAAAATTTACAGCCAGTGGTAACTGAAAGCAGCCGTAGAAAAGATGTTCTGGCTGTTCTTGAAAACACAGAAGGGAATTCTGAATGGCAGAGCAAAGACCCAGAAAGCAATTGCATGATAAAAAGCCCTTCTGAACCAACATCCTTTCAAGAAGGTGAGATGGAGGAAGAAACTGTTCTAAGAAAGACTGAAGGTAAATCAGAAAACAAGACTGTATTTCACCAAAAATCAGTTAGTAAAGATCTAGAAGCATTTAAAACAGAGCTAATTTCTGAAAGAAGTCATGAAAGTCAAACTCTGGAACACATGGATGGGGCAGAAACTGATGAGGAGTTACTGAGCTCTAAGCTATCTGAGGCTAATGGTAAAAAGAAAGGTCAGGAATTGAAAGTGGAGACAAGTACAATAAGCAGGTGTGTTGATCAGACAAATCTAAATAGTATTACTgacaaaaagaataataaaaatgaatctgAGACAGACgtagaaaaggaaaaatcagcatttcagaTGAATGGGAAAGACAATGATAAAATATTATCAAATGATGAATGCTTAGTTAAAGACACCTGTGAAACTACAGCAGGGAGTGATACTGAACCAAAagttaataatattaataaatccATTCCTGAACATGAAATAAAACCATTGACTTTTAAGGAGTCCTCAGTAAAACCATTTATGAACGGTGACATTATGGTAGAAGGcacaaatgacaaaaataatgtGGACCCTAAGTCATCTTTGCAGAGTTCACCAGAGTTTGAATCTGGAGAGAGTCTTCAGCCACCACATGAAGTTCCAGACTATgtgcagaaaactgaagaaaagcagctttctCCTGAAAGATCCACCTTTGTTGGCACTGCTTCCACACCGACGCATAcattctgtaaagaaaataacCTAAGCGGTGAAACAGAATGTATGGAAACTGAAGTCATTGAGGATAAGAAAGTTGCTCCATCACCTGTGACATCATGTGAGGAGTCTAGTTTGAGTAGTGACTTCGCTGATCAGAATGGTCTACAGACATATAAAGTGGAAAATActaatggagaaaataaaataaaaactatcaTTACTGAAGTGACTACCACAACATCAACTGTTTCTACAGAATCTAAAACTGTGTTTAAAGTTGCGGAGACTGTAGCTGCTAATGATGAGAAAACAACAGTGGTATCATCTACAGAAAATTGTGCCATATCTACTGTAACTACCACCACTACTGTAACTAAGCTTACCACTCCAGCTACAGACAGCAATGTTGATGTCATTTCTGTACAAGAGCATAGCAAAACAGTAGTTACAACAACAGTAACTGATTCACTGACCACCTCAGAAGGCACGTTGGTGACTTCCATGACTGTCAGCAAAGAGTATTCTACAAAAGACAAGGTGAAATTAATGAAATTTGCAAGACCCAAAAAAACTCGTTCTGGAACTGCCTTACCATCTTACAGAAAATTTGTTaccaaaagcagtaaaaaaagcatatttgttcTACCCAATGACGACTTGAAAAAGTTGGCCAGAAAAGGAGGGATCAGAGAAGTTCCTTATTTCAATTACAATGCAAAACCTGCCTTGGATATTTGGCCGTATCCATCTCCAAGACCAACTTTTGGGATCACTTGGAG ATATCGACTTCAAACAGTAAAATCATTGGCTGGAGTGAGTCTTATGTTGCGGTTACTGTGGGCATGTCTCAAATGGGATGATATGGCTGCAAAAGCTCCACCTGGGGGAGGAACTACACGTACAG AAACGTCTGAAACTGAAATTACAACAACAGAAATAATCAAGCGGAGAGATGTTGGTCCTTATGGAATCCGGTCAGAATACTGtataagaaaaattatttgtcCCATTGGTGTACCAGAGGCTCCAAAAG AAACTCCAACGCCTCAGAGGAAGGGACTACGATCAAGTGCGCTAAGGCCAAAAAGGCCCGAAACACCCAAGCAAACAGGCCCTGTTATCATTGAAAGTTGGGTAGCAGAGGAGGAATTGGAATTGTGGGAGATCAGGGCATTTGCTGAAAG GGTGGAGAAAGAAAAGGCGCAGGCAGTTGAACAGCAGGCTAAGGTTAGTGAACTGAAGAAGTCCGAGGAGTTCAAGGCCCAAATGGAGGCTCAGCTAAAACAGCAACGGTTGGCTGCCCAGCAG AAGCGACTGGAACAGCAGAAGCAGATACCTGCTGCAGGTGTGGCCCCCGCAGTCACTACAGCCAGCAGTACTGCAACTACTGTCTCAACTCCGCAGAAAGTTGTGGTAGGCCCTTTAACGGGTCCAGTTCCCACTGGAACCAAAGTAGTACTTACTACAAAAGTGGGTTCTCCGGCTACAGTAACATTCCAACAGAACAAGAATTTCCATCAGACCTTTGCTACTTGGGTTAAACAAGGCCAATCTTCAACAG CCACTAGCACAGCTGCCACCTCAGCCACAACCATTGCCAGCACAGGGCAGACCTTCCAGATCTCAGGCAGTCCAGTAACGATGGCAGGGAAAGTGATAACTAAGCTGCCACTCCCTGCAAACAGCAAGATTGTTGCCGTCAATGTGCCATCAACTCAAGGAG gTGTTGTTCAAGTTCAGCAAAAGGTATTGGGTATCATTCCGTCAACTACAGGTGCAAGTCAGACATTTACTTCATTCCAGCCAAGGACAGCGACTGTAACGATTAGGCCAAATACCACAGGGACTTTAGGAACAACAAGCACTTCACAG GTAATGCAAGGAACACCACTCCGCCCTGGTATGACAGTAATACGGACACCACTTCAGCAGTCAACACTTGGAAAGACCATCATTCGAACACCTCTAGTGGTGCAACAAGGTATTCTTCCAGCCA GTCAGACACAGCAGGTGGTGACTCAGATAATCAGGGGTCAGCCTGTCTCAACAGCAGTTTCTAGTACTAGCACAGCTTCTTCAAGTCCTGGGCAGAAGACAGTAACATCTCCTGGAACGCCACCTCAGCCCATACAGCCACAAACCACACCGCAGCCCCCTCGCCCTCAGCAGGGACAAGTGAAACTCACTATGGCCCAGCTCACACAACTAACGCAAGGACAG GGTGGCAGTCAAGGATTAACTGTGGTAATTCAGGGACAAGGTCAAACTACTGGTCAATTACAATTAATCCCTCAGGGTGTGACTGTAATACCAGGTCCAGGACAACAGCTAATGCAAGCAGCTATGCCAAATGGTACAATTCAAAGATTCCTTTTCACCCCGCTACCAGCAGCAGCTACTACAGCTAGCACCACTACAACAACAGTTTCCACTTCAACCTCAG CTGCAGGAGAACAGAAGCAAGCTTTACAGGCACAACCAACATCAGCGCTGCCGCCAATTCAGCCGCAGCCTCAGAGTCAGCAGCAATCTCAGCCCCAAGTGCAGAATCAGAGTATTTCGCCTGTGCCATCGGCTCAGCCACAGGCACCTCAGCCACCACTTCAGCCTGAAACTCAGACCCAGCCTGAATCTCAGACTCCAACATCTGTTGACTCTCCAGCCACACCTGAAGCACAGTCATCTAAATCTCCAGTGACAGTTCAGTCTCCGACACAGACCCAGGCTCAAGGGCAATCTCCAGTGCAAGTCCAGAGTCAGCCGCAGACTGCCATCCCTCCACAAGGCCAGTCCCAAGTCCAGCCTCAACAACCAGCTCAGGTGCAGACTACCACCCAACAACAGATTCCGATGCAGCCCCATGCTCCCATACAAATTCAAGCTCAGCTGCAGCAATCACAACCTCAGGTTCAGACTTCAGTCTCAACCCTTCCAACTACTCAAAGTTTAAATCAGGTTCCTGTGCAATCCCCAACTCGTCCTCAGCTGCAACTTCAGCAGCCTCCAACAAAAGTTATTACAGTGCCTCAGCTTCAGCAACAAGTCCAAGTTCTCTCTCAGCTTCAGTCACATGTTGTGGCTCAGATACAAGCCCAACAAGGCAGTGTGCCCCAGCAGATCAAGCTTCAGTTACCTATTCAGATTCAACAAACTAGCCCAGTACAGGCTCACCAGATTCAGAATGTGGTAACAGTTCAAGCAGCTAGTGttcaggagcagctgcagagagttcagcagctcagggagcagcaacagaagaaaaagcagcaacagaTAGAAATTAAACGTGAGCACACCCTTCAGGCTTCTAATCAAAGTGACATTATCCAGAAACAG GTGGTTATGAAACAGAATGCTGTGATAGAACACTTGAAGCAGAAGAAGACGCTGACTCCAGctgagagggaagaaaatcagAG AATGATTGTATGCAACCAAGTGATGAAATATATTCTGGATAAGAtagataaagaagaaaaacaggcagcTAAGAAACGAAAGCGAGAAGAGAGTGTGGAACAGAAGCGTAGTAAGCAGAATGCTACCAAGCTGTCGGCTCTGCTTTTCAAGCATAAAGAACAGCTGAAAgctgaaatattgaaaaaaagaGCACTTCTGGACAAAGATCTACAAATTGAAGTGCAG GAGGAGCTAAAGAAAGACTTGactaaaattaagaaagaaaaggaaaaagcgcaggcagctgctgctgcggctgcagccgctgctgctgcggctgccgcTGCAGCCACTGCACCTCCTCCACCGCCGCCACCACCACTGCCACCGCCACCACAGCAGCACTCAGCCAATGTCACATCCTCCTCCACCACAGTCCCAATGCCAGTATCCTCCCAGAAGAGAAAACGAGATGAGGAGAAAGATTCGTCGGCTTCCAagtccaagaaaaagaaaatgatttctacTACCTCAAAGGAAACAAAGAAGGACACAAAGCTTTACTGCATCTGTAAAACGCCTTATGATGAATCTAA GTTCTATATTGGCTGTGATCTTTGTACTAACTGGTATCATGGAGAATGTGTTGGCATCACAGAAAAGGAGGCTAAGAAAATGGATGTGTACATCTGTAATGATTGTAAACGGGCACAAGAGGGCAGCAGTGAGGAATTGTACTGTATCTGCAGAACACCTTATGATGAGTCACA ATTTTACATTGGCTGCGACCGATGTCAGAACTGGTATCATGGGCGTTGTGTTGGCATTTTACAAAGTGAGGCAGATCTCATTGATGAATATGTGTGTCCACAATGTCAGTCCACAGAAGATGCCATGACTGTACTCAGTCCACTAACTGATAAAGATTATGAAGGTTTAAGAAGAGTACTACGTTCCTTGCAG GCTCACAAGATGGCATGGCCATTCTTGGAACCGGTAGATCCAAACGATGCACCAGATTATTATGGCGTTATTAAAGAACCAATGG